The following proteins come from a genomic window of Methanothermobacter tenebrarum:
- a CDS encoding TCP-1/cpn60 chaperonin family protein yields PYMGLDVFEGKVVDMKEAGVLEPHRVKKQAIQSAAEAAEMILRIDDMIAAKGFEVPKKESEEGGMGGMGGMPPM; encoded by the coding sequence CCATACATGGGTTTAGACGTTTTCGAGGGCAAAGTAGTTGACATGAAAGAGGCAGGAGTACTAGAACCACACAGAGTTAAGAAGCAGGCCATACAGTCAGCAGCAGAAGCAGCAGAAATGATACTAAGAATCGATGACATGATAGCTGCAAAGGGCTTTGAAGTTCCAAAGAAGGAATCTGAAGAGGGTGGAATGGGAGGCATGGGTGGAATGCCACCCATGTAA